Proteins co-encoded in one Natrarchaeobius halalkaliphilus genomic window:
- a CDS encoding ABC transporter ATP-binding protein — protein MTHSGSAVSLEDVRKTYQLAEAVHALDGVTLEVPRGSYTAIMGPSGSGKSTLMNLVGCLDTPTEGRVIVNGEDVTELDSRERTDLRGTQVGFVFQTFNLMPRLSALENVALPQLFQGASRRQRRERARRLLERVGLADREDHLPNELSGGQRQRVALARALVNDPAIVLADEPSGNLDTDTEADVLDLFSEFHEGGTTMVVVTHERHVAERAERIVHLLDGRIERIEQLESGAGSDGIADEQGEEAVDETSESGAGGDGEATS, from the coding sequence ATGACGCATTCGGGAAGCGCAGTCTCCCTCGAGGACGTTCGCAAAACGTACCAGCTCGCTGAGGCGGTCCACGCTCTCGACGGTGTCACTCTCGAGGTTCCGCGCGGCTCTTACACCGCGATCATGGGACCGAGTGGATCGGGGAAGTCCACGCTGATGAACCTCGTGGGCTGTCTGGACACGCCGACCGAAGGACGGGTGATCGTCAACGGCGAGGACGTGACGGAACTCGACAGTCGCGAACGGACCGATCTCCGGGGAACGCAGGTCGGGTTCGTCTTCCAGACGTTCAACCTGATGCCGCGGCTCTCCGCGCTCGAGAACGTCGCACTCCCGCAACTGTTTCAGGGAGCCAGCCGGCGACAGCGCCGCGAACGGGCGCGGCGGCTTCTCGAGCGGGTTGGACTCGCTGACCGCGAAGATCACCTGCCGAACGAACTCTCTGGCGGTCAGCGCCAGCGGGTCGCGCTCGCCCGGGCGCTGGTGAACGATCCCGCGATCGTGCTGGCCGACGAACCATCGGGAAATCTGGACACGGACACGGAAGCGGACGTCCTCGATCTCTTCTCGGAGTTTCACGAGGGCGGGACGACCATGGTCGTCGTCACGCACGAGCGCCACGTCGCTGAACGCGCAGAGCGGATCGTTCACCTCCTCGACGGACGAATCGAACGGATCGAACAGCTCGAGTCAGGTGCGGGATCGGACGGGATTGCCGACGAACAGGGCGAGGAAGCGGTCGACGAGACGAGTGAGAGTGGCGCTGGTGGAGACGGCGAGGCCACGAGCTAA
- a CDS encoding ABC transporter permease: MRPLEHVRLSWRSIRGHKLRSALTTLGVIIGIAAVIAFVTLGASLQAGVIGDISPDDQRNLYGWAADPDVEGGPLAGAQPVVSQADLEELEEFEEVAAAYGYAPIQTQAVSDGDERVAQGDGVVASGPSYVRTADLEEGRQFEMGEREAVLNPAAAGQFEENVSVGDELTVATLGGRETAIEVVGITATSDGLSPFEGFEPSPRIYVPTDPYYEEAAGGVGFGGGGADEGNAGDDGAGDGDASDGGDGSASGVEESNGSLRFLAIVVEAHSPADDDVDAARERTITHLESGEADAGEFLGDDDSLAITLQTSTELLQQLQDVLELLQNFIVGIAAISLLVGSIGIANIMLVSVTERTREIGIMKAVGAQNREILGLFLAESVILGVVGAMLGTGLGLAAGYLGALYIDLPLVYPIEYVTLAIVVGVLVGICSGLYPAWRAARTDPIDALRYE, translated from the coding sequence ATGCGGCCGCTCGAGCACGTTCGCCTGTCCTGGCGATCGATCCGCGGCCACAAGCTGCGCTCGGCGTTGACGACGCTCGGCGTCATCATCGGTATCGCGGCGGTCATCGCGTTCGTGACCCTCGGTGCGAGCCTTCAGGCCGGCGTCATCGGAGACATCAGCCCGGACGACCAGCGCAATCTCTACGGCTGGGCCGCCGATCCGGACGTCGAGGGTGGCCCGCTCGCTGGTGCCCAGCCCGTCGTCAGCCAGGCCGATCTCGAAGAACTAGAAGAGTTCGAAGAGGTAGCGGCCGCCTACGGTTACGCGCCGATCCAGACCCAGGCGGTTTCGGACGGCGACGAGCGGGTTGCCCAGGGGGATGGGGTGGTCGCATCCGGGCCTTCGTACGTTCGGACCGCCGATCTCGAGGAGGGAAGACAGTTCGAGATGGGCGAACGCGAAGCCGTGCTCAACCCCGCCGCAGCGGGCCAGTTCGAGGAGAACGTCAGCGTCGGTGATGAACTGACGGTCGCGACTCTCGGTGGTCGAGAGACGGCGATCGAGGTGGTCGGGATTACCGCGACCTCGGACGGGTTGAGCCCCTTCGAGGGGTTCGAACCGTCCCCGCGGATCTACGTTCCGACCGACCCGTACTACGAGGAAGCCGCCGGTGGCGTGGGCTTCGGCGGGGGTGGCGCTGACGAGGGTAACGCTGGCGACGATGGTGCCGGCGACGGTGACGCTAGCGACGGTGGAGACGGATCCGCAAGCGGTGTCGAGGAATCGAACGGGTCGCTCCGGTTCCTCGCCATCGTCGTCGAGGCCCACTCGCCGGCCGACGACGACGTCGATGCCGCTCGCGAACGGACGATCACCCACCTCGAGAGCGGGGAGGCCGACGCCGGTGAGTTCCTCGGTGACGACGACTCGCTCGCGATAACTCTCCAGACGAGTACGGAGCTCCTCCAGCAGCTTCAGGACGTCCTCGAGTTGTTGCAGAACTTCATCGTCGGTATCGCGGCGATCTCGCTGCTCGTCGGCTCGATCGGGATCGCGAACATCATGCTGGTCAGCGTCACCGAACGGACCCGCGAGATCGGGATCATGAAGGCCGTCGGCGCACAGAACCGAGAGATACTCGGACTCTTTCTGGCCGAGTCGGTGATTCTCGGCGTGGTCGGTGCGATGCTCGGAACGGGGCTCGGACTCGCGGCGGGCTATCTCGGCGCGCTCTACATCGACCTGCCGCTGGTGTATCCGATCGAATACGTCACTCTCGCGATCGTCGTCGGCGTTCTCGTCGGCATCTGTTCGGGGCTGTATCCGGCCTGGCGTGCCGCCAGGACCGATCCGATCGACGCGCTCAGATACGAGTGA